The genomic segment CACGCGATCGCCCCGACGAGCCCGGCGAAGATCACCGTGTTCGACGAGATCGCGCCGGAGTCGACGACGTCGGAGGCGACTGTCGCGGCTACCTCGAGCGAGATGAACGCCCCGGCGAAGTTGAGGATCGCCGCGTAGGCGACTGCGATCCGCGGCGCCATCGCGCGGGTCGAGATCGAGGTCGCGACGACGTTCGCGGTGTCGTGGAAACCGTTCGTGAAGTCGAACCCGAGCGCGGTGACGACGACGATCGCGAGCAGTAGCTCCTGTTCCAAAGCGGCCCGCCCTCTCCCAGCAGCCGCCCGGACCTAGGCGTTCTTGATCACGATCGCTTCGAGGATGTGCGCGGCCGACTCGGTGGCGTCGATGGCACGCTCGAGGACCGCGTAGATGTCCTTCCAGCGGATCACGATCATCGGGTCGATTCCGCCCTCGAAGAGCGATGCGACGGCGTCGCGCGAGATCCGGTCGCCCTCGTTCTCGAGCGAGTGGATCTCGATCCAGTAGGGCTCGAGGTCCTTGAACGTCGAGAGTTTGGTCAGCGCCTCGGAGAGCTGCTCGCAGGACTTGACGAGTACGCCGGCGAGCTCGAGCGCCTGGGACATCGGCGCCTCGATCTTGTAGAGGCCGAAGAAGTCCGCGCACTCCTCGATCTCGTCGACGACGTCGTCGAGCGCGGTCGCGAGACCGAAGATGTCCTCGCGGTCGAGCGGCGTGACGAAGGTCGAGTTGAGCCGCTGGGCGATGTCGTGGGTGATCCGGTCGCCCTCCTGCTCAGCGAGCAGGATCTCGCGTGCGAGGCCCTGCGAGTCGGGCCAGCCGTCGAGCATCTGCTGTAGGAGCCTCGCCGCCCGCAGGCCGTTGCGCCCCGCCTCCGCGAAGAGCTCGAAGAAGACGCGGTCCTTGGGGACGAGCGAGGGCAGCGGCACGGCGCGGAAGCTACCAGCGACACCCGACCCCTTCGGGGCCAGGCGAACGGCGTCCGGCTCAGCCCAGCGCGTCGATCCGGCCGGCGAGCTCGAAGTCGGACGCGGTCAGCCCACCCTCCGAGTGACTCGTGATCCGGACCTCGACCGTGCTCCAGGAGATCGACACGTCCGGGTGGTGGCCCATCTCCTCGGCCGGCTCGACGAGCGAGCGCACGAACTCGACCGATCCGACGAAGTCCTCGTTCTCGAACGCCTTGTGGATCGCGTCGCCGTCGCGCTCCCAGCCGTCGAGCGATCCGAGTCGCTTGCCGATCTCGTTGTCGCTGAGGAGCGCCACGCGGTCAGCCTAGGCCACGCATAAGCTCGGTGCATGCGGATCGCCAGCCTCGTCCCGTCGGCGACCGAGATCGTCGCCGAGCTCGGGCTCACCGGCGAGCTCGTCGCGGTCACCCACGAGTGCGATCACCCGCCCGGGATCGCCGCTCTCCCCCAGCTCACGCGCAGCGTGATCGAGCCCGGTCTGTCGGCCGCCGAGATCGACGCCCGTGTACTCGAGGTGACGGGTCGCGGCGAAGCGCTCTACGAGCTCGACGAGGCGAAGCTCGCCGAGCTCGAGGTCGAGCTGATCGTGACCCAGGCGCTGTGCGCGGTCTGCGCCGTGTCCTATGACGACGTCCGCGCGGTCGCCGAGCGGCTGCCGTCGCGGCCGGATGTCCTGTCGCTCGACCCGACGCGACTCGACGAGGTGTTCGAGGACGTCGTGCGGGTCGCCGACGCCGTCGGACGACGCGAGCACGGCGAGCACGTCCGCGACGTGCTGGCGGGCCGGGTCGCATCCGTCGAGCGCCCCGCGGATCGGCCGCGCATGCTCGCGCTCGAATGGCTCGACCCGCCGTACCTCGCAGGCCACTGGGTGCCCGAGATGATCTCCGCCGCCGGCGCGACCCCGCTCGGACTCGAGCCCGGCGAGCGCTCGCGGACCGCGACCTGGGACGAGCTGCGCGGCCTCGAGCCCGAGATCGTCGTCGTCATGCCGTGCGGCCTCTACGTCGACGAGGCGACCGCGGAGGCGCGGGCCAATGGGGACCGGCTGCGCTCCCTCGGCGCGGCCGCGATCTTCGCGGTCGATGCCGCGGCCTCGTTCTCGCGCCCCGGCCCGCGGCTCGCCGACGGGGTCGAGCTGCTCGCGGCGATCGCGCGCGGTGGCGCCGGCGACGTCGCCGGCGGCGACGGGCTCGGCTGCCGCGACCTCAGCGCCGAGCTCGCTGCCGGCGCCCGCGCCTAGCCCGCGATCGAGACCGAGACCGCGACCGTCGCCACGGCCGTGGCGACCGCGAGCGCGATCAGCAGGGCCGCCTCGATGAGGCCCCGGTTCGGGACCCGCGAGCGCTCGAAATAGAGCAGCAGCATCGCGGCCAGCGCGCCGAGCGCGAGGCCACCGAGATGGCCCCCGATACTGATCCCGCGACCGATGAAGGTGAAGCCGAGGTTCAGCAGGAGCAGGAACCCGATCTGCTGCGCGACCATCTCGAGCCCGCGCCGCCTCGCGATCAGGAAGCCGGCCGCGAGCAGTCCGAAGACGCCGCCCGACGCGCCGGCGGAGAACGACTCGGGCGAGATCAGGGCGACGCCGAGGCTGCCACCGAGCGCGGCGACGAAGAACAGGCCGACGAAGCGGGCCGTCCCGATGCTCGACTCGAAGTAGGCGCCGAGGAAGTAGAGGACGAGCATGTTGAGCCCGAGATGGATGATCCCGTAGTGCAGGAAGGCGTTGGTGATGATCCGGTACCACTCGCCGTCGGCCACCAGACCGGCGTTCATCGCGCCGTTGAAGGTCAGCGTGCTGTAGCCGTTGAACAGCGTCGAGCCACTGCCGGTGGCGATCTCGCCGAGGAACGCGATGACGCAGATCGCGATCAGCGCGTAGGTACCCGGCATCGACTGTCGCGACGGGCCGCTCTGGAGACGCCGGACCTGGGTCTTCTCGCGCGCGCACTCCGGGCAGCGCATCCCGACGGGTGTCGGGATCATGCAGTCCGGGCAGATCGGCCGGCCGCAGTTCGAGCACGCGACCCGCGTCTCGCGGTCCGGGTGGCGGTAACAGGTGGTCGCGGTCTCGATGTCGGTCATGGGCGCGAGGGGGTCCCGATGACGATACCCGGCGCCCTGCGCGGGTCCGGGGCGCTCAGGTGCCGATCGGGACCGACGCGAACGCCGCGGTCGTCGGCTGCTCCGACCCGCCGCGAGGCTCCTCGGTCATCAGGACCGCGTCGGCGCCCTCGAGCGACTGGGTGACGGCCGCCTCGGCACTCCCGTCCTCGCGCGGGACGAAGATGCTCGACGGCTCGACGCCGCCGTTGCGCTGGACCCACAACTGGTAGACGTGGCCGCGATCGACCGGGGCGATCTCATCGACCCGCAGCGTCCCGCCTTCCGCCGGATCGCTGACCGCGAGCGTCGCGCCGAACTCGCCGTTGCCGCCGAGATTGCGCGCCTCGAGCGTCGTCGTAGACGTACCGGGCGCCTGCTCGGCGCCCTGCGTGGCGATCAGCGCGGTCGCCACGCCGGCGAGGACCAGGATCACGGCGCCGAGGGCGATCGCCGGGCGGCGAGCGAGCGGCACCAGCACGCGTTGGGCGAACGAGGGGCGGCGGTCGGCCTGCGACTCCGGCTGCGTCGCGGGAGTCGTGGCTGCGTCGCGCTCGACCTCGGCCATCAGCGCTCGCTTGAGCCGCTCGGGCGGGCGGCGTTGTTCGACCGACGCCGGCAGCACGTCGACGGCGGGCCCGAGCCAGCGGAGCTCGGCGCGACAGGCCGCGCATTCGTCGAGATGCGCCTCGACGGCATCGAGCTCACCGGGCGGCAGCGCGCCCAGCGCGTAGGCCGCGAGGTTCTCGCGTAGCGCTTCGTGGTTCGTCTCGCGCGGCGCGCTCACGGCAGTGCCTCCTCGGCCTCGGTCACAGACATACCCTCGGCGAGCCCGGCGCGGACCTTCTCGAGACCGAGCCGCATCCGCCCCTTCACGGTGCCGAGCGGAACGTTCAGCATCGAGGCGATCTCAGAGTGGCTGAACCCGCCGAAATAGGCGAGGCCGATGACCTCGGACTGATCGGACGGAAGCTTGCCGAGCAGCCCGCGCAGGCGGCCGGCGGTCTCGCGGCGGATCGCCTCGGAATCCGTCTCCTCGACGGCGGCGCGGCTCTCGAGCGCGGCATCGTCGTCGTGGTCGAGTTGTCGCGCGGGCACCGCGGCGCGCCGCAGCGTGTCGATCGCGCGGTTGCGGACGATCCCGAGCGCCCACGAGCGCACGCTTCCGCGAGCTGGGTCGTAGCGGGTGCCGTTGCGCCAGATCGAGATGAACGCCTCCTGGACGACGTCCTCGGCCGTGCCGGCCTCACCGACGATCCGGTAGGCGAGCGAATAGGCGGCGGTGCCGTGGCGGTCGTAGAGAACCTCGAAGGCGGCCGTCTCGCGACGCTCGCAGAGCAGCATCAGCTCCTCGTCGGCGAGCCGCTCCGCTCCGCTCTTCGTCTTGCCCCTATCGAGCTTCGGCCGCAAGCCGCCCTCCATCATGAGCAGAGTTCACTGCAAGGAGAACGGCCAAACGAGATCTCCGGATCACTCGCGGCCGCGTCGGCGCCCGCCGCTGGCGGCGGCGGTAGGGTCGCGGCCGCACCGTCCGGCGACTTCGGCGGTGGGCAGGGGAGCTAGACGATCGGACCGGAAACCGCAACGCCAGCACGCCTATATGCGCTCGTCGCGGGCGCCGGCCTGACCCTGCTCGGGATCGCCGGGTTCTTCTACGGCTCGAGCTTCGACACGGGGACGCGCGCGATCCGCGCCGAGCTCGGCGAGGTCCTCGGGGTCTTCGCCGTCAACGGCTGGACGAACGTGCTCCACCTCGTGACCGGGCTGCTCGCCCTGGCACTCGCGACCCGCTCGGCGCGCAACCTCGCGCTCGGACTCGGCCTCGCCTACATCCTGCTCGCGATCTGGGGACTGCTCACGATCGACCGCGGCGTCGGTGAGATCCTCGGGGTGTTCGCCGTCAACAGCGCGACGTGCATCCTCTGGCTCCTCGTCGGGCTCGCGGGCACGGCGGCCGGAGCCGCGAGCGGTGAGCTGCCCGCGATGCCGAAGCGCAACCCGAGGGAGCGCCCGCGACTGCGCAGATCGACACGAGAGCGGTCGGAGCCCGCCGCCCAGGACCCGGCGCCGGCCCCCGCCCCGCTCGACCCCGAAGCCGAGCGCGCGGCGCGGCGCCGCGAGCGGCGCGCGAGGCGCTCGAGCGATCCGGGCGAGACCGGCTCGGCCTAGCGGCGCGGCAGGCGCTCGGCGGCGATCCGCCTGATGCCCGTGGGCCTGCGTCGGCGGCGCCACTCGAGC from the Thermoleophilia bacterium SCSIO 60948 genome contains:
- a CDS encoding DUF47 domain-containing protein, which translates into the protein MPLPSLVPKDRVFFELFAEAGRNGLRAARLLQQMLDGWPDSQGLAREILLAEQEGDRITHDIAQRLNSTFVTPLDREDIFGLATALDDVVDEIEECADFFGLYKIEAPMSQALELAGVLVKSCEQLSEALTKLSTFKDLEPYWIEIHSLENEGDRISRDAVASLFEGGIDPMIVIRWKDIYAVLERAIDATESAAHILEAIVIKNA
- a CDS encoding 4a-hydroxytetrahydrobiopterin dehydratase; amino-acid sequence: MALLSDNEIGKRLGSLDGWERDGDAIHKAFENEDFVGSVEFVRSLVEPAEEMGHHPDVSISWSTVEVRITSHSEGGLTASDFELAGRIDALG
- a CDS encoding rhomboid family intramembrane serine protease — encoded protein: MTDIETATTCYRHPDRETRVACSNCGRPICPDCMIPTPVGMRCPECAREKTQVRRLQSGPSRQSMPGTYALIAICVIAFLGEIATGSGSTLFNGYSTLTFNGAMNAGLVADGEWYRIITNAFLHYGIIHLGLNMLVLYFLGAYFESSIGTARFVGLFFVAALGGSLGVALISPESFSAGASGGVFGLLAAGFLIARRRGLEMVAQQIGFLLLLNLGFTFIGRGISIGGHLGGLALGALAAMLLLYFERSRVPNRGLIEAALLIALAVATAVATVAVSVSIAG
- a CDS encoding anti-sigma factor, which translates into the protein MSAPRETNHEALRENLAAYALGALPPGELDAVEAHLDECAACRAELRWLGPAVDVLPASVEQRRPPERLKRALMAEVERDAATTPATQPESQADRRPSFAQRVLVPLARRPAIALGAVILVLAGVATALIATQGAEQAPGTSTTTLEARNLGGNGEFGATLAVSDPAEGGTLRVDEIAPVDRGHVYQLWVQRNGGVEPSSIFVPREDGSAEAAVTQSLEGADAVLMTEEPRGGSEQPTTAAFASVPIGT
- a CDS encoding sigma-70 family RNA polymerase sigma factor produces the protein MEGGLRPKLDRGKTKSGAERLADEELMLLCERRETAAFEVLYDRHGTAAYSLAYRIVGEAGTAEDVVQEAFISIWRNGTRYDPARGSVRSWALGIVRNRAIDTLRRAAVPARQLDHDDDAALESRAAVEETDSEAIRRETAGRLRGLLGKLPSDQSEVIGLAYFGGFSHSEIASMLNVPLGTVKGRMRLGLEKVRAGLAEGMSVTEAEEALP
- a CDS encoding DUF4383 domain-containing protein, encoding MGPETATPARLYALVAGAGLTLLGIAGFFYGSSFDTGTRAIRAELGEVLGVFAVNGWTNVLHLVTGLLALALATRSARNLALGLGLAYILLAIWGLLTIDRGVGEILGVFAVNSATCILWLLVGLAGTAAGAASGELPAMPKRNPRERPRLRRSTRERSEPAAQDPAPAPAPLDPEAERAARRRERRARRSSDPGETGSA